One genomic segment of Hordeum vulgare subsp. vulgare chromosome 2H, MorexV3_pseudomolecules_assembly, whole genome shotgun sequence includes these proteins:
- the LOC123430046 gene encoding uncharacterized protein LOC123430046 → MEGGGGTEAGDGQQGKAVAMVGGGTRDRSGSGSGGPRRVLAARFHPRPPSKVNRIRRSGVGAKISRYLELLDGAVVGGGAAHAAGQDGPAANAGRNGAPAGAGQAGLGADQDAVEKTSNSTTP, encoded by the coding sequence ATGGAAGGCGGCGGAGGAACAGAAGCCGGCGATGGCCAGCAAGGCAAGGCCGTCGCGATGGTCGGCGGCGGAACACGCGACCGCAGCGGATCTGGATCTGGAGGCCCTCGCCGTGTTCTGGCAGCCAGGTTCCATCCTCGTCCGCCCTCGAAGGTCAATCGGATTCGGCGGAGCGGCGTCGGAGCCAAAATTTCCAGGTACCTAGAGCTGCTAGACGGAGCAGTGGTTGGCGGTGGAGCGGCTCATGCGGCTGGGCAGGACGGCCCGGCGGCAAATGCTGGGCGAAACGGCGCACCGGCAGGTGCCGGGCAAGCTGGTCTTGGGGCTGACCAGGACGCCGTGGAGAAGACAAGCAATTCTACTACTCCGTGA
- the LOC123426911 gene encoding uncharacterized protein LOC123426911 encodes MAIDLNLAAPDEGEEEDGRLPDLNWQPVQEEDEAALGEQAVQEEDGAALGEQAVQEEDGAALHEELQPEHHFDLNMDPEDEHEPDVAHGEEDLHEPDESDDELEDQGGVFQSMEEEVQAMNEALQNLQVDEDDYGVYAGDIDIQFEEEELDDSAPEEDMDVEQEQQDNEQVHDDDKYKNLTGLQRAGIYEELLARSVNRKLKKTTTREVANMFHVSVHKVRRVWRRVKECLRQGVPVDVRSRKPKNCGRKREANKKARLQFCLSMFDQQSLQNRPTFRDMRNIIHIDEKWFNTTQKTMKFYKLPSEQDPHRTVQNKNSIGKIMFLVAIARPRYNVEGICIFDGKIGIWPFIKKEPAPRKSDYRPRGTLITKTISVNREISRQFLIQKVLPAIQAVWPQELAGETIWIQQDNAPSHVPSNDPGFLNAVAQTGLDIRLMQQPSNSPDMNILDLGLFSSLQSMSVRLVSNNLDELINNVQHEYDAYDADKINRIFLTLQSCLIEVMKRGGSNDYKIPHMYKDGLERAGNLPDVLDCDRELYESVTQALAE; translated from the exons ATGGCCATTGACTTGAACTTAGCAGCACCAGAtgagggagaggaagaagatggcaggTTGCCTGATCTCAATTGGCAACCTGtacaagaagaagatgaagctgcCTTGGGTGAGCAAGCTGTACAAGAAGAAGATGGAGCTGCCTTGGGTGAGCAAGCTGTACAAGAAGAAGATGGAGCTGCCTTGCATGAAGAACTCCAGCCCGAACATCACTTCGATCTAAACATGGACCCAG AAGATGAACATGAGCCCGATGTTGCCCATGGCGAAGAGGACCTGCATGAACCGGATGAATCAG ACGATGAACTAGAAGACCAAGGTGGCGTTTTCCAAAGCATGGAAGAGGAAGTGCAAGCAATGAATGAAGCCCTACAGAACCTTCAAGTTGACGAGGATGACTATGGTGTGTATGCAGGCGATATAGATATTCAATTTGAGGAAGAAGAGCTTGATGATTCAGCACCAGAAGAAGACATGGATGTGGAGCAAGAGCAACAAGATAATGAGCAAGTTCATGATGATGACAAATACAAGAATTTAACAGGTTTGCAAAGGGCTGGTATTTATGAAGAATTGCTAGCAAGAAGTGTCAATCGGAAATTAAAGAAGACCACAACTAGAGAAGTTGCAAACATGTTCCATGTTTCAGTGCACAAGGTCAGACGTGTTTGGAGGAGAGTGAAGGAGTGTCTTCGACAAGGCGTACCCGTTGATGTAAGATCAAGGAAGCCAAAAAACTGTGGGCGCAAAAGG GAAGCAAACAAAAAGGCTAGGCTGCAGTTTTGTCTCTCTATGTTTGACCAGCAAAGTCTGCAAAATAGGCCCACGTTCAGGGATATGCGGAATATAATCCATATAGATGAAAAGTGGTTTAACACCACTCAGAAGACCATGAAATTCTACAAGCTGCCATCCGAACAAGACCCGCATAGGACTGTGCAAAATAAGAACTCCATTGGCAAAATCATGTTTTTGGTTGCTATAGCCAGGCCTAGATACAATGTAGAAGGTATTTGCATTTTTGATGGAAAGATAGGCATTTGGCCCTTTATCAAAAAG GAGCCAGCACCAAGGAAAAGTGATTACCGTCCAAGAGGGACACTAATCACGAAAACAATCTCAGTTAACAGAGAAATTTCTAGGCAGTTTTTGATTCAAAAGGTGCTGCCGGCTATTCAAGCAGTTTGGCCTCAAGAGCTCGCAGGTGAGACCATATGGATCCAGCAAGACAATGCGCCCTCACATGTCCCAAGTAATGATCCAGGTTTTCTTAATGCTGTTGCCCAAACTGGGCTTGATATTCGTCTCATGCAACAGCCCTCGAACTCACCGGATATGAATATCCTAGACCTTGGCCTATTTTCTTCACTACAGTCCATGTCTGTTAGGCTGGTGTCTAACAATTTAGATGAGCTAATAAACAATGTGCAGCATGaatatgatgcttatgatgccgaTAAGATAAACAGAATTTTCCTAACACTACAAAGCTGCTTAATTGAGGTCATGAAGAGAGGTGGAAGCAATGACTACAAGATCCCTCACATGTACAAGGATGGCCTAGAACGAGCAGGAAATCTTCCTGATGTTTTAGACTGCGATCGCGAACTATATGAGAGCGTCACGCAGGCCTTAGCCGAATAG
- the LOC123426187 gene encoding E3 ubiquitin-protein ligase RHF2A-like: MDEKAAKMEKLSSAAAFVEGGVQDACDDACSICLEAFCHSDPSTVTNCKHDFHLQCILEWCQRSSQCPMCWQAISMKDPLSQELLEAVEQEKKVQADPSRTTAVFRHPMLGHFEVPVDTDDAELEERLMQHLAAAAVTRRSHRHGRREGNRGRSGPHGRTQIVVFSTTETTSSESIPSDSRQVGDSEHSPAIISAPVDATEEASAGIPVHNNTSSNCPVGSNDRISGDEASPINQDGAGPSDPQSFSNTLKTRLQSVSIKYKDSITKNTRGWKERWLSRSDTISSLGSDVRREVNAGIAAVSRMMERLETRDGSGSGPSSASSHSVPSATDNQGGTSSNFCAAVNGASSSATCASRSGSQ; the protein is encoded by the exons atggacGAGAAGGCAGCGAAGATGGAGAAGCTCTCGTCGGCGGCTGCTTTCGTGGAGGGCGGTGTGCAGGACGCCTGCGACGACGCCTGCAGCATCTGCCTCGAGGCCTTCTGCCACAGCGACCCCTCCACG GTTACAAACTGCAAGCATGATTTTCATCTCCAGTGCATCCTTGAGTG GTGCCAGAGAAGCTCCCAGTGTCCCATGTGTTGGCAGGCAATCAGCATGAAGGACCCTCTGAG TCAAGAGCTCCTTGAGGCTGTTGAACAGGAGAAGAAGGTGCAAGCAGATCCCTCACGCACGACGGCCGTTTTTCGCCATCCAATGCTCGGACATTTTGAG GTACCAGTTGATACAGATGATGCTGAGCTTGAAGAACGTCTCATGCAACACCTGGCCGCTGCTGCCGTGACACGTAGGTCGCATCGCCATGGTAGAAGGGAAGGCAACCGCGGAAGATCAGGACCACACGGTCGCACACAAATTGTAGTATTTTCAACAACTGAAACTACCTCTAGTGAATCCATTCCTTCAGATTCACGACAAGTAGGGGACAGTGAGCATTCTCCTGCTATAATCTCTGCACCTGTGGATGCCACGGAAGAAGCATCTGCCGGCATACCGGTGCACAACAATACTTCTTCTAACTGCCCTGTTGGATCAAATGATAG AATTTCTGGTGATGAAGCATCTCCCATCAACCAAGATGGAGCTGGACCATCCGATCCACAATCTTTCTCAAACACACTCAAGACTCGCCTGCAATCGGTTTCAATCAA GTACAAGGACTCGATAACGAAGAACACCCGTGGGTGGAAGGAACGGTGGCTCTCTCGGAGTGACACAATATCGAGTCTTGGTTCTGATGTAAGGAGGGAGGTCAACGCCGGAATCGCCGCTGTGTCCCGCATGATGGAGCGGCTAGAAACGAGGGACGGGAGTGGCTCTGGGCCCTCTTCGGCTTCTTCGCACAGTGTTCCTTCTGCTACAGATAATCAGGGGGGCACGTCATCCAACTTTTGTGCTGCCGTAAATGGCGCCTCGTCTTCGGCAACTTGTGCGTCGAGATCTGGTTCGCAATGA